tgggtatgaggtggtatctcattgtggttttgatctgcatttccctaatgatttgtGATACTGAGTACATTTTCATGTGCTCGTTGGCCCATTcagtcattctttctttttttgttttttaaaagattttatttatttatttttagaggggaaggaagggagaaagagaggaagagaaacatcagagtgtggttgcctctcacacgccccctactggggacctggcctgtaacccagacatgtgccctgagtgggaatcgaaccagggaccctttggttcacaggccagcactcaatccactgaaccacaccacccagggcccaatcattctttcataaaaatatttatcaagcacttaCATGTGCTAGGcgttgttctaggtgctggggatacagtggTGAACAGTCCATATGCTTACATCCCAGTAAGGCAAACTGCTGTGTGTTTGAATCTGCTTCCACCACCCATCCGCTTTGAATTGATGAACCCTTTCTGTGCCTCTGTCTTCCTCATCTGGACAATGGGTATATCTACTGATCGTGACTGAGCACTTAGTTGTGACCCAGGCAAAGTGCTAAATCTCTACCCGAATTCAATCCTCACCACATCCCCATGAGGGAGGTCTTATTGTACCCTTTATTAGGTGTAGAAACTGAAGCAAATTGACCTAAGTAATGCCAACAGGTCACAGAATAAAGACATGATGGTGTGCTGCTTCATTATCAAGCAGTGAGACTCAGATTCACAATGTCTGGTCTCTGCACAACACCAATAACATCATGTATTTCATGGGACTCTGGGGAGCTCCAGATGAGTTCATTCACCTAGGAAGCACTTAGCAATGTTAGCTCTTAATGGAATTACTCACTGTCTAATAGTTCTTCCAGTCCTTGTCTTTACCCCCATTCCTTTCCCTGTCGTCATCTACCTCAAATCCTGCCTTCTGCTAtctttatattcattcattcattcaacacccatttcttaaaaaaaattttattcattgattttagagagagtgtcATGGGGGGAGAGTaaaaaaaacatcattttgttaTTCCACTTAGCTACgcattcattgttttctttttcctctttgtgccctgaccaagggTGAAACCTGCAACCATGGCATATTGGGAGGACACACTAACCCAACTGAGCTAATAACTGGGGCTGACTCCCATTTCTTGAGGCCTCCTTTGTGCCAGGCAATGCTAGGGACACAGAGGACTGAGACCCTatgtgcctcccccacccccaacacacacacacacacacacacacaaacacacacacacacacacagccttgcaGAAACTCTCAGCTTGCTAACAAGATATTCGTAAGTCAACATCTCTGATGCATTCCAGAAAGGGTAGCACAGGGAGCAGCTGCAGCCCAGAGTGGGAATTGGACCCAACTTTAGTGGGAGAAGTGCCTGCGTGCGAGCCCAGGAGCTGCTTCCTCAAGGAGGCACCCTGTGAGCTACCCACTTGCAGGGTAAGTTTTCTTCAGTGAAGAATGTGAGCGGACCGTTTCACAACCTGGAGTTAGAAGGAGCCTGGACAATGGAGGAAAcgaaatgtatttatatttatgctTAATTATAGAGCAGTCTCAAGCTATGTGTTAGAATGGGAACTGTCCTCAAAAATGAGATGATAGGTTCCCAAAGGGTGTGAGGTCCGGGACCTAAGGATAGGATTCTGGGGTGGATGAAGGGGGAGAGGCTGGAAGACCCCTAGAGGCGACCTCCTCACATGCCTCTGTTGGGTCCAATCACTCCATCCCCTTCCAGCGGATTCCAGGGGAGACACTGGTATTCCCTCTGCTTATCCACAGGATTGAAGACACTAGAACTCTCATGAACAGCTGGGGCTGCTCTCCCCGAAGGTGGACTCAAGACTTCATAGGGTTTCGTGGGAAATGAAGTCTTCCTTGCCTTATGCAGCCTCCTTCGGTTTCCCACGCATTTTCAGACTGTTAGCAAGTTCGGACTTAGAAGGGCGTCTTGGCATTGCTAAAGCCAACGTCTTCttacagagagggagacacaaaGCCAGAGAGGCTGATGTCTTAGCCCAGGTTTCAGGGCAAACGTCCTCGTGGCCTTTTAGTgagctttggatttttttttttctttaaaaaaaaactggtgaggaaactgaggccagagaggttgAAAGTTTGTCCCAAATGCCGGGACAGGCTCAGGAGCCAggattttctctctccctgtcaacGCGGGTCAGGGGTGGGTTGAGGAAGGGGTGGGCTTCTCTCGCAGGGGGTCCCCCCAACTCTGAAGTACCCCCACACCACCACCTGCGTCCCCTTCCAGGGCTGAAAAGAGGCGTCTGCGTGAAGATCAACCATTTCCCGGAGGACACCGACTACGACCATGACAGCGCGGAGTATCTGCTCCGTACGTTGGGGACGGGGACAGACTGGGGGCACTgcggggcctggcctgggggggtgggggcgggcagtTAGATCCACACGCAGAGAAGAGTGTGCCAGCTAATCCAAGGCCAGACTCTTGAGATCCTCTGCTCACGGATTGGCTCAGTGGTTTTTCTCCCGCCAGCTCCTCTCACCTCGGGGTGGGCAGTGTGGAGATCCTGGGAGCTGATTGGCGGCCCTATAGTCGCTCTCTGGGCTGGGATTGGCCGCTGCGCCCTTAGGCTGTGAAGCAATCTGCGGTGCCGACTGGCCAATCTTGGGAGCAGGCTGGGGAAGCCTGTAATGCGAGTGGTAGCTACTACGAGAACGCGGCAAATCCTGGGTTATGATTGCCTGTGGCCTCCGCGGGGCTCTGAAATCGCAAAATCTGTTTGCCTAGGGTTTGGGGGTGGAAAGGcctgcagagagagggggagagagacttgacggagggagacagaaagagaaactcaGAGCTATAAatgaagccagacagaaaagggggggtgacagaggagggagggggagagagaaaaggaacaagagaggaagagagagagagaagggaggaaagaggagaagaagggaggacgaggaggaggaaaaaaaaaggagaaacctagagagagagataaagccaggcagaaatgagaggaggaggaagagaaatattaagaGGTTTGATAGAGGGATctgtagaaaagaaagaagtgcGCAGAAAGGGAAGGATCGTgctggaaggggaaagagaaagggaggggtcCACGGAGAAATCGAGAAGTTCAGAAAAAGAGTGATTTAgagaaataataaggaaaaaatttatattatgtatatttgccaggagacagaaaaatagactgaggaagaaagaaaaatgacaaagagaaagagaaaatctggccgagaaatagagaaatgtttaaaaggagGATGAGGCAGTGAATGAGACAAGGAGAacacaggaagagagggaaaactGGAGAACTAGGGAAGAGACAAGTGCAGGCAAAAGCAGGCAGGAGGTGCAGcgcagggggccggggtgcgggGAGTGGGGTGCGCAGGCGGCAGCCTCTgaccgcccaccccctccctctccccctcccctcccctcctttttccCTCGTAGGAGTCGTCCGGGCCTCCAGCATCTTCCCCATCCTCAGTGCCATCCTGCTGCTGCTTGGGGGCGTGTGCGTGGCGGCCTCTCGGGTCTACAAGTCTAAGAGGAACATCATCCTGGGCGCAGGAATCCTGTTCGTGGCAGCAGGtgagaggcagaaggagggggCAGCTGTCGGGGCCGTCCACTTACGACACTACgagagtgtctgtgtgtgtgtgtgtgtgtgtgtgtgtgtgtgtgtgcgcgcgcgcgcgcgcgcgcgcaaaGCCACCCTGCCCCGGGCGCCCGCTGAGGCCCGGAGCCTGCCTAGGCTCTTCCCAAACTCCATCGCCACCAGCTGGGCAAGGTAGGTGTCGCCTCTGTGCCGTTTACAGGGGAGTGAACTCTGCACAGACAGGTGTCTAGCGCGTAATCTGCGATGCGGGGAGTCTAGGGTCCAAAGCCTTTGGTTCTGGTGACGGAAGGGGAGGAGCTTGAGCGTAGAGCCACAATTAGGGTCTTGAAAACAGAGGGGCGGGTCGGGGCGGTGAAAGACCTGGCCCCAGGGAAAAGTGATTTGGTGCAGGTGGGGAGGAGCCTGTTTTAGGGGGTGGGGTCTTGTGGTCTCCAGTGCCTCCAGGGATGGGCTGGTGCTGGGAAACCGTCCAGACAACTCCAAGCGAGACACCCCCTTTAGGGGTTAGACCCCCTTTCTACCGGACATGAATAGTGCTGCAAAGTTCCAAGAAAGCAGATTTTTTGAAGTGGTGGAACCCAGAGAAGGCGGGAGATTTAGCATTAAGAGCTGGAGGTGTTTTGGGGGGATGGGTCTAGACCTGCAGGGGGCGGGGCTTGCTCGATCTGAGAGAAGCCTAGCCTAGACCCACAACGGGAGGGGGTAGTCGGGGGACATGGAGGCTGGATTTGGGTGGAATGGGACCTGCTCTAAGTAAGGGCGAATTCTAGAGCAGCAGTGGGAGGGCCTAGAAGAGAGAACCAGACTGGGATGATAATCATGAAAGGAAAAGTTTGAGTCAGCGAGGGTCAGGGGCTAGAGTCAGAGcgggattatttcatttaaactaGTAGAAGGTGGGGCCCAGGGGAAACCCAGGTGTATAAGGGTAATGGTGATACTAGACCAATCAGAGTGGGGCCTGGACCACCGGGGGGGGCGGGGCGTCCGGGTCACGTGAGGTGTGGCTAAGGCTACCTGGGGGCGGAGCCTGGGTTATCTGAGGGCGGGGCTGAGGCTATTTAGGGTGGGATTAGAGCTGACGGGTTGAGGTCTGGACCTTTTGGGGTGTGTACCCTGAGGGGGCGGGGGCGAAGCTGACCAGCTAGGGAGTTTAGCCCACCTGGGACAGGGCTCAGACCACTGGGGAGGGAGGTATACCTTCGGGGGGTGGAGCTCTGGCCCGAGGGGGCGGGactgcggggcggggcgggccgggGTGGCCTAGAGGCTCCCCTCTGACCGTCCCTGCCCAGGCCTGAGCAACATCATCGGTGTCATCGTGTACATCTCGGCCAACGCGGGCGAGCCGGGCCCGAAGCGGGACGAGGAGAAGAAGAACCACTACTCGTACGGCTGGTCCTTCTACTTCGGCGGGCTCTCCTTCATCCTGGCCGAGGTGATCGGCGTGCTGGCCGTCAACATCTACATCGAGCGCAGCCGCGAGGCGCACTGCCAGTCTCGCTCGGACCTGCTCAAGGCCGGCGGGGGCGCGGGCGGCAGTGGCGGGAGCGGCCCCTCGGCCATCCTCCGTCTGCCCAGTTACCGCTTCCGCTACCGCCGCCGCTCCCGCTCTAGCTCCCGTTCCAGCGAGCCGTCGCCGTCGCGGGACGCGTCTCCCGGCGGCACCGGGGGCCCGGGCTTCGCCTCCACGGACATCTCCATGTACACGCTCAGCCGCGACCCATCCAAGGGCAGCGTGGCGGCGGGGCTGGCGGGGGCCGGCGGCGGAGGGGCTTTCGGCGGCGCGGCTGGGGGCGcgggcggtggcggcggcggcggggcgggTACCGAGCGGGACCGCGGGGGGGCGCCCGGCTTCCTCACTCTGCATAATGCCTTCCCCAAGGAGGCCAGTGGCGGCGTCACGGTCACGGTCACTGGGCCGCCCGCTGCCCCCGCGCCAGCCCCGCCCGCGCCTGCCGCGCCCGCCCCCGGGACCCTGGCCAAGGAGGCCGCCGCCTCCAACACCAACACGCTCAACAGGAAAACCACGCCGGTGTAGGGGCGCACAGGGGGCGCCGGGGCGCGTGCGCGGGCGCGCGTGCAACGAGGCTGCCGGGGGTCGGGGGCGCCCCCTCCTTCCCGTGAGCGCGCTGGGACTGCTTGGCCTTCCCCCCgcgtcccctcccccccccaggcGTGGAGGAGTGCCCCCCACCCTCGAATCAGGGACCCccaagggagggggaagggaaggcaaggGAGTGAGCCGCGTGAGGGAAcgtcatgttttatttttttttgtgggattgggtgggggagggccttGGTGTTTTTTGCAGTTTtgagatgttttctttttaacgtTTTGCTGTGTGCATGtggtggcggggcggggggaagggagggactcccagcccagcccagcccagctcagcccaaCTCCTGGAGAGGGGCCCATAACACAAATATAGAGTTACACCTACAAAACTATATATATGCGCTGTataaagagacaggaaaagagaagGGATGTGGAGAGGCTGAGGGACAAGGTGTGGACGTAGACATTCATTCACTTTTCCATTTGTTATTCCACAAgggtttattgagcacctgctgtatacCAGGACGGCGCCGTGAAGGATATAAACGGGCACAGAAAGTGACTTGTTCAGTCATTACCAACAATTTATTTGTGTACTGAAGTGCTAGGCATTGTTTTGAGAGCTGAGCCTACAGAAGGGAGGAAAACGGACAGGGTCCCCACCATCCTCAGAGAGTTTACATCTTGTGCATTTAATAAGGAATTGTGTCCACAAACAGTAAATTACAGTTAGGACATAGGAAAAATCCAACAAGCTACAAAATGCTCTGTCACGGGGGCTTAACCCAGCTTAAAAAGAAGGGATAGTTTATCTTACACGAAATAGGCTGACAAGAAGCAGCCAGGTGAAGCGGAAGGGGGGCGGGGACTGTTTCAGCCAgagaacagcatatgcaaaggtcctggggcaggaggagctTCCAGGGAAGACTTTCCTGTAGTGAGGGAGCCAGGTGCAGATGGAACAAGATGAGGCTGGAGTGAGGGAGCCAGGTGCAGATGGAGCAAGATGAGACTGGAGTAAGTGAGCCAGGTGCAGATGGAACAAGATGAAGCTGGAGACATAGACAGGGCCAGACTTCCCGGGGACTTAGAGGTTAGGCTGGGAGTTTACATTCTGTTCTGAGGCCAGTGGGGAGTCATGGCATGAATGGCTGTCGGCAGGAATGCAACGTGAATGGTGTACAAAGGGGAGGCGGGAGCTCAGAGATGAGAGGCAGAGGCATGCTGGGGTTCAGCATCAAATGCAGACACTGGCTCTTGAAACTCACACTCGTGGGAGAAAGCAGATAATTACACAAATACTGAAGCACAGGCACCGTGTCTTCACCGTGCAGGAGATtggtgtcattcattcattcagccatccACTCATTGAGATCACCTCGTCATGCCTTTGCTGACGTACCAGGCAGCGTGCTGTAGACTCAGGATCCCCAGAGGTAAAAGAGTTTAAGTAAGCCTTACAGGAACCCACATAAACCACAATCCAGGCAGGGCGATTGGTGCTGTAACAGGGACCATGCTGGGTACCTTGATGGAGAAGGGAGTGACCGGCCACCCAGAATGGGCAGCATGTAGGGAAGCTTCCTGGGGGGAACTTCAtgcccacaccagcctgggcttcaAATGGATGAGCAGGAGTCTGCCAGGTGAGGAAGGCTTTTGGGCGAAGTGGAGGAGTGAAACAGCATGCTGCAGGGGGACAGTGGTCAGTTTGGGGATGCTGAAGGACAAGGTGAAAGTAGGGTGAGCCCAGAGAAACAGTCAGAAGGCAGAGTTTTAGGTGCTGGAGTTCCAGGCTGAGGGAAATATGGGAGAGCTTTGAGCAGGGGACTGGCAGGATCAGTTGCGGGCATTAGGAGAAGCCCCCGGGATATGGCTGGAGCTGTTGGGTAGTGAGAGAGGATGGCAGCTGAGCTGGGCAAGgtctgtgggggtggagggtggggatgggttTGAAGGTCACTGAGGACGAAGAAGGAACAGTGCTTGGTGGTTTCCCTTCATTGATCCAGCAAATATTTCCCGAGGTCTCCCAGGTGCCAGGCCCAGTGCTCTGAGATGCTGGGTGTAAAGAGATACTCAGGCCCTGCCATGCCTTCAGTGGGCTCCTAGTCTGGCGGGAGAACAGACAGGAAGGAGTGGGCAGTGAGGGCCTCAGGACACCAGGGGCTCTGCCAGCCTGTGTTGTGACAACAAGGAGCAGCAGCAAAAAGAGGGACAGAGGAGGATGGGACTAGGACTGGGTTTTAGGACTTCCCTCAGGGGCCCCTGTGGAAGGACTAGAAAGGGGGAGATTGGAGGGTGGGGACCAGCGAGGAATGACATGGAGACAGTATCAGAGATACCAGAAAACGTGGGGAAAGGAATATGCATTATGGAGACAGGGAGAACTTGGTACAGGGTGATCTATAGAGGGGGGACGATGGAGAGGTAGGGCTAGAAACAAGTTTGGTGGGAGATGGGGCTCTGGTTGGAGGGGGTGCAGAACTAGCTGAGGGTAGTGGAGTCTAGGGTCCAAAGGCCAGAGAACAAGAAAGAGGTAGGGGGTGGGCATAGGGAGGGATATGGGGGAGGGGAAATTGGAAGAAGGATGAGGACAATAGAGATCCAAACTCGGGgagtcacagagacagagaaaaaggaaggtgaTCCAGAGAGGAGAGACAAGGGGACCAGAGCGACTGACACAAAGAAGTGAGACAGTGCAGAGACATAAAAATAGGCAGAGGCAGAACCACAGAGAGATCCCAAGATCTGCCTGGGAAGAAATACAGAGACCCAGAAGCAGGTGTGCTATGTAGGAATGAGCCATTTCTGGTGCTTGATTTCTGTGTTCAGTGTCCAAGAAGTATTCACCAAGCCCCATCCCCTTCTAGACTCTGGCGAGGCCCAGGGCATCAGCTGGGTGGATTGTCAAACTCCTGCTCTCCTGGAAGTCACAGGGGAGGCAAATGAGAATTTGGGTTACAGGGAATGGCTTTAAAAACCTAGCAGAATGTACGGACCTCCATGGGGGCAGGGCTCTAGAGGAGACCTCCCTGCAGAGGTAACCTTTAAACAGAGACGGGTTGTGAGtagaaaagggacagagaaagcaTTCTCGCCATGAAAGGCAGCACAAAAACCCAGAGGAGTCCCAGGATGGCCAGGATGCTCAGGCAGTGGGCGGCTAACAGAGATGCAAGTTGGCAATGAGGGCCATCGGATCAGGGTGTGGTCAGAACAGGCTCAGGGCCCATCATGTAGGACCTTTCAGCCCTGGGAATTAACTTGAATTTCTAGTTTCCGTGGGAATCGAGCACAGGCCCGATGACATGATTATAGTttcattaaaaaccaaaataacagCACCACACAGCTGTGCTGAGAATCAATTTCGGAGTGAAAATGTCAGTAAGGAGTTAGGGAGCTGTTGTCCTTGGTGGCCTGGCCCCATGGGGGGTCAGTGAGGGTGGAGAGAAGTGAGATTCTGGGGGCAGGACCTACAGTAATGAACTGGGTGCtgcaggagacagagggagaaggcgaagtgagggaaagaaggaacCCTCAATTGGGAACAGACCAGGGGGCCCCAGGGAAAGGAGTCAGGATTCCAATGGCCCGATCCAGAGCCCTCCTTTGTAGAGGCCCGTGAGAAACCCAAGTCAGAGTATCAGGTCGCCAGTCGGAAATGTGAGACTGGAGCTGGGGGAGAGGTCATAGCTGGAAATACAAATTTTGGAAAGGTCAGCATATAGGAGACATTTAAAGCCATAGGACTGGATGAGGTGAGTGTGGACAGAGAAGCGACACAGCCAGAAGGATGGGCGGGGGGAACTGCATGGTGCAGAAGAGGATGtagcagagctggggagaggggtggccGTGAGGTAGGCAGAGACCAGGAGGATACCTTGAAATGCTGCTGAGAACAAGGAAAATCCCAAAAGCAACCAACGAGTTTGGTTTGATAATGTGGTCCTGCTGAGAGACCATTGCAATACAAGGGTGGGGACTGGCGGCGCCCTGCTGGAGTGGAAGAAAGAATGATGGAGAGTGGAGACCAGGCCTTCCTTTTGACGTGAAAGTGTCAAGGATTTCCATGCCAAAGAATGTTCGTACCCTTTCTGTgaaaggagagacagggagatTGGCCgacagggaggtgggggacagaaaAATGCACCCTGAAATGAGAGAGCTGTTACAGTAGATGGATTGAGAAAGACAGGGGGCCCAGGGCCTAGAGGGGACATGGATTCAGGGGGCAGGTGACTctccccagggctgccctgccctgctccacaccTGGACTCCCCCCTGGAGCCTGTTGAGGCCTGGAAGACCCTGTGATGTGAAGAAAGAAACAGGTTTTGCTCATACATTTAAGATATTTCCTGAGCGCTCCAGAGACCTGTAGGACAGCCAATTAGACAGCAGAGGGGGTGTGATCGGAGGGGGCACTCTCCCTAGCTTGGGAGAGGACGTCCGTGTTACCATCTCACTCCATCCATTTATGCATTTGcgcagtcattcattcacttgccTAATGCACATTTCCTGAGGCCTCCTGTATGGTCCTGGGGTGGGCGGTGCTGAGGCGGAAGAGGTGAGTGCCTCCTGCACCTGACCCCAGGCCGCAGGGAGAGCCTGCAGGTGCACAGTCACATCCCAGGGCAGGTGATGTGTGCTCCCGTGGTGGCAGCATGGGGCGCTGCGGTGGCCAGAGCGGGGTGCACAGAGAAGGCCAGGGCGCACCAGCTGGCTGGAGCAGCCGGCTCTGGGCAGAGGAGTTGGTGAAGGTGGGTCCCACCTGGGCCGTTGGCacaggggctgagggcaggggggAAGGGGTCAAGACCAGGCCCTGCTGCCATGCATTACGGCtgtcctgtccctgtccctgtccctgggggaGCACAACTGCATGGAAAGTCCTCCGGGCTGCCCCGTCTAATAAACTCGATGCAGAGGACTGCGGCTGTGATTCCCGTGCCTCTCCCGACCACCAGCCTCTCTCTGGGCGTGACCTTTCATCCTCCTGCGGAGCTCAGGACTCCCCGCCTCCTCCCTCTGACTTAGGAGTCcacgcccccagcccctcctccctcggaCGCAGGAGAAGGAGCTTTCAGTCCCCTTCTGATCCGGCACTCAAGAGTTGAAGTCCCCAGGTTTCTTCTCTTTCAGGGACCCGAGGCCCCCGGCCCGGCCCCTCCTCCCTCGGAACCAGCAGTTCACGTTCCCAGATGGGCTTACGCGGGACCAAAAATCTAGGCTCCTTGTCCTCCCTCTCTCGCCACCTGGGAGGACGGACCCTCGGCTCCCAGGCTTGTCCCTTAAGGAAGTAAATGTCCCTTCAGGCTCCTGCCGGGTCAGGACccggcccagcccctcccccccccccccccccccccccgtccccttAAAATACCCGGGATCCCTATGGCAACAAGCGCGGGGCGACAGGTGCTGGTGTTATTTACGGGTCGAGCTCGAAATAGccgggagggtgggggtgggcgccCGGGGGCGAGGCCGCAGCGAGCGCAGCGCACGTCTGGAGGCTCGGCAGCAGGCGGTGCGGAGCCCACGGTTCGGAGGATCGCTGAGCTGGGGCCGGCGCGGCGCCCAGGCAGGAGGGCGAgaggggtccctgcccagcagccGGGGGTGGGAGGCCTGCGGGAGGCGCCCGGCCTGGTGCTGAGCCTGGAGCGGTCCCGGCCGGGCAGGCCCTGGGAGCCCGGGGGAGGGATCGCAGAGTCCCTTTGGGGTCCCTGCTGTCGTTCGAACCGCGGGCGGtctctgtctccatttcctgAGCTGCAGCGCAGAGCGCAGCCCATCCCAGCCCCAGTGGGGACGCCAGGTCCCCCTCCTGAGCCCTGGGGGAGccctctgcccccttctctgGACTCTGCTGCGTCTCTCAGCTACCGGTCCTCTCTCTCAGGCCCAGCGCAGACCTCTGATCTCTCTCCTCTGAATTCCAGCAGGTCCCCAGCCCCCCTTTTCTGAGCCCCAGCCAAGACTCTGCCATTTCCTTCTGTGAATGTTGGGGGTGTCCCTACTGCCGGTCTGAGACCCAGAAGAAGTTCGGATCTCCCTCCTAAACCCCAGAGGGGACCCAACTCCTACCTCTTCAGACTCTGAGCCCCAAAGAAGCCAGGAGGTGCCTCCTTTCAAACGCACAGAGGACCTCAGCTTCCTCTCCTGGGTAACCTGGACTCTGAGCCTAGCGGGGACTGGGAGCAGCCCCTCAGAGCTTCGGGCGACGCTCACGCCCCCTGCCTGTGGAGCCCTCGGGCCCCCTCCTTGGCACCCAAGTTCTAGCTCTGGACCTCCGGGGACCTTGATTTTTCCCCTGGGTCTCCTCCTCTTTGCTGAGTTTCTGTGGACATCCCAGGCCTTTTGCTGAACCTCAGAAGGTTCCCCAGCACCCCGGGGGAGGCCggatctggcttttttttttttttttttttaattttctgagaccCTTGGCTTTCGCGTTTGAGGTTCCAGGGAGATTCAGAAATTCCTTTTTTATAGTCCAGTGGAAGCAGCTCCTCACTCTCTTCAAACCCCCAGGCCTTCCCCACCCCCGGCCTCTCCCAGCCTTCTCAGTTCAGCGTTCTCTACATCGGATGATGATGTGGTCCAACTTCTTAATGCAAGAGGAGAACCGGCGGCGGGCCGAGGCCGGACGGCGGGGGCGCGGGCAGGGCCTTCCCGGGCTGTCGCAGGAGCAGGAGGGGAAGGttaagctgctgctgctgctgaccacGGTGGGCGCCACGCTGGCCGTGCTGGCCGTGGGCACCGAGTTCTGGGTGGAGCTCAACACCTTCAAGGCCAACGGCAGCGCCGTGTGCGACGCCGCGCACCTGGGGCTGTGGAAGATGTGCACCAAACGACTGTGGCAGGCGGACGTGCCCGCGGGCAGGGAGACGTGCGGCCCCGCGGAGCTGCCCGGAGGTGAGGCCTCCCCCAGGCTCGGAGCCCAGACAGTGAGAGAACCCCGGTGGGAGAAAAGGGTGCCCAGAGACAgcccgagccccagggagggagCTTGCACCCTGGCGAACAGCCAGAAACTACATCAGTCTGTGCTCCCCAGCGGCCTCTGCCCCAGGCACAGACTCTGCAGAGAGGGAAATTCTGTACCCCAAACTAGTTTGTGCTCCAGGACCAGCATGCACCCCCAGACTAGCTTGTCCTCCAGGCCAGCCTGTGTCCCCCGAGAGCACCTAGAAACAACTCATGCCCCCACACATGGCCCAGGTCCTGATGCCCAGCCTGTGACTCCAGACACCGCATGTGCCCTCAGACAGCCTCGGTCCCGGAGATGCCCACACCCCCCTCAGACTCTCTAGGGGCAGCCTGTGCCCCTAGAGAGAGAGTCTGGGTTCTTGGTGTCAGCTTGCTCTTCCCACTCCGGAGAGagcctgcacccccacccctgggagaCAGACCGCCTTGACCCCCATCCCCAAGTAGAACCCATGCCTGTTCCTACCGAGTGATTCCACCAAAATGGAGTTCTCTTTACACGCCTCCCAACACCCCAGGGGagcccccccaacccctggcttCCAGGGAAATGTTCTCCTTCGTGTCCCGTCCTCTCACCTCCAAATGCTCAGACGGTGCGCTCCACTCTGCT
The sequence above is drawn from the Desmodus rotundus isolate HL8 chromosome 12, HLdesRot8A.1, whole genome shotgun sequence genome and encodes:
- the CACNG8 gene encoding voltage-dependent calcium channel gamma-8 subunit — protein: MTIAISTDYWLYTRAFICNTTNLTAGDEGPPHRGGGSSEKKDPGGLTHSGLWRICCLEGLKRGVCVKINHFPEDTDYDHDSAEYLLRVVRASSIFPILSAILLLLGGVCVAASRVYKSKRNIILGAGILFVAAGLSNIIGVIVYISANAGEPGPKRDEEKKNHYSYGWSFYFGGLSFILAEVIGVLAVNIYIERSREAHCQSRSDLLKAGGGAGGSGGSGPSAILRLPSYRFRYRRRSRSSSRSSEPSPSRDASPGGTGGPGFASTDISMYTLSRDPSKGSVAAGLAGAGGGGAFGGAAGGAGGGGGGGAGTERDRGGAPGFLTLHNAFPKEASGGVTVTVTGPPAAPAPAPPAPAAPAPGTLAKEAAASNTNTLNRKTTPV